The following are from one region of the uncultured Hyphomonas sp. genome:
- a CDS encoding enoyl-CoA hydratase/isomerase family protein produces MTEDVSIRVEGGVGRITLTRPSALHALNTPMCAAILSALQDWSGDDAVNLVVIDHQEGTRGFCAGGDIRMLAESGAGDASEARVFFATEYRMNVALDEFPKPVLAVMDGVTMGGGVGLSVHGSHRVATERTLFAMPETGIGLFPDVGGGWFLPRLAGELGTWLALTGDRLKGVDVAAARVATHFLPSELVPNLMKQIAAADFSVGAAEMLNEILRTLTHSIPAGSFEANRAVIDSCFAFDTAEEIVAALEADGGDWALSQLKSLRSKSPETIKVALRQLREGGRLTSFRENMQMEYRIGWRKVQSHDFQEGVRAVIIDKDNAPSWNPAAIEDVPDEMVDKYFAPLGADELTF; encoded by the coding sequence ATGACTGAAGATGTTTCCATCCGGGTCGAAGGCGGCGTTGGCCGGATCACCCTGACCCGCCCGTCGGCTCTGCACGCGCTGAACACGCCCATGTGCGCGGCCATCCTGTCGGCTCTGCAAGACTGGTCGGGCGACGACGCGGTGAACCTTGTCGTGATCGACCATCAGGAAGGCACGCGTGGCTTTTGCGCCGGCGGAGACATCCGTATGCTGGCGGAAAGCGGCGCGGGCGATGCGAGCGAGGCGCGGGTCTTCTTCGCCACCGAATACCGGATGAACGTCGCGCTGGATGAATTCCCGAAGCCCGTGCTGGCCGTTATGGACGGTGTCACCATGGGCGGCGGTGTCGGCCTGTCGGTGCATGGGTCTCACCGGGTCGCGACCGAGCGGACGCTGTTTGCCATGCCGGAGACAGGCATCGGCCTGTTCCCGGATGTCGGCGGCGGCTGGTTCCTGCCGCGCCTTGCCGGTGAGCTTGGCACCTGGCTGGCGCTGACCGGCGACCGGCTGAAAGGCGTGGACGTTGCCGCGGCCCGCGTGGCGACGCATTTCCTTCCCTCGGAACTCGTGCCGAACCTGATGAAGCAGATCGCCGCGGCGGACTTCTCCGTCGGCGCAGCCGAAATGCTGAACGAGATCCTGCGGACGCTGACACATTCCATCCCGGCAGGCAGTTTCGAGGCGAACCGCGCCGTGATCGACAGCTGCTTTGCCTTCGATACCGCCGAAGAGATCGTCGCCGCGCTGGAAGCCGATGGCGGCGACTGGGCGCTGTCCCAGCTAAAGTCGCTGCGGTCGAAATCGCCCGAGACGATCAAGGTGGCCCTGCGCCAGCTACGCGAAGGGGGCCGGCTGACCAGTTTCCGCGAGAACATGCAGATGGAGTACCGCATCGGCTGGCGGAAGGTGCAGAGCCACGATTTCCAGGAAGGCGTGCGCGCCGTCATCATCGACAAGGACAACGCCCCGTCCTGGAACCCGGCGGCGATCGAAGACGTGCCGGATGAGATGGTCGACAAGTATTTTGCGCCGCTGGGGGCAGACGAACTGACCTTCTGA
- a CDS encoding PilZ domain-containing protein → MYAFEVEALDRREVRCQVEAVGRLRIGWRKWVTCEIRDISCGGARIAVAEGVDLPEQFVLTSCLFDGERVCMRRWEYGSETGVEFI, encoded by the coding sequence ATGTATGCGTTTGAGGTGGAAGCCCTCGATCGCAGGGAGGTCCGTTGCCAGGTTGAGGCTGTCGGGCGTCTCCGCATCGGGTGGCGTAAATGGGTGACTTGCGAGATCCGCGATATCTCGTGCGGCGGTGCGCGCATCGCTGTGGCCGAAGGTGTGGACCTTCCGGAACAATTCGTGCTGACCTCCTGCCTGTTCGACGGCGAGCGCGTCTGCATGCGCCGATGGGAGTATGGCAGCGAGACCGGCGTCGAGTTTATCTGA
- a CDS encoding TauD/TfdA family dioxygenase, producing MQIEALPGVGAEITGIDLKNLSAAEFAAIRQAYAEHGVIFFRDQELSEDDHITFAERWAPINVNRFFAAHPDYPQIAMVAKEEDQKDNIGGGWHTDHSYDEEPAMGSILVARELPESGGDTMFASMYRAYETLDDATKAEIEGLRAVHSAKHIFGSSGATYYNTTDAGGNRIGNAAAADVLADVTHPVVITHPLSGKKALYVNPAFTVKIVGKSDEASKELLSRLYAHAMQQENAYRFQWQPGSIAFWDNRSTWHWAMNDYHGQRRIMHRITLEGCALN from the coding sequence ATGCAGATCGAAGCCTTGCCCGGCGTGGGCGCAGAAATCACCGGAATTGACCTGAAGAATTTGTCGGCGGCCGAGTTCGCCGCGATCCGGCAGGCCTATGCCGAGCATGGCGTCATCTTCTTCCGCGACCAGGAGCTGAGCGAAGACGACCATATCACCTTTGCCGAGCGCTGGGCGCCGATCAATGTGAACCGCTTCTTCGCCGCGCACCCGGATTATCCGCAAATCGCCATGGTCGCGAAGGAAGAGGACCAGAAGGACAATATCGGCGGCGGTTGGCATACGGACCACTCCTATGACGAAGAGCCGGCCATGGGTTCCATCCTCGTCGCACGGGAGCTTCCGGAAAGTGGCGGCGATACGATGTTCGCCTCCATGTACCGCGCCTATGAGACGCTGGACGATGCCACGAAGGCGGAGATCGAAGGCCTGCGCGCCGTTCACTCCGCCAAGCACATTTTCGGCTCCAGCGGCGCGACGTATTACAATACCACCGATGCCGGCGGGAACCGGATCGGCAATGCGGCGGCCGCCGATGTGCTGGCCGACGTGACCCATCCTGTGGTCATCACCCATCCGCTGAGCGGCAAGAAGGCGCTCTATGTGAACCCGGCTTTCACGGTGAAGATTGTCGGCAAGAGTGATGAGGCCTCAAAAGAGCTGCTCTCGCGTCTCTACGCCCACGCCATGCAGCAGGAGAATGCCTATCGCTTCCAGTGGCAACCGGGCTCGATCGCCTTCTGGGACAATCGCTCGACCTGGCACTGGGCGATGAATGATTATCACGGCCAGCGGCGCATCATGCACCGCATCACGCTGGAGGGATGTGCGCTGAACTGA
- a CDS encoding acyl-CoA dehydrogenase family protein translates to MQYYAPQSELETHTVSNQPKAFGDVDLFASDKALKGAVEKAGGGVHAAKLSEFGKRCGAFETQDWSRQAQENLPKLKSFDRFGHRLDEVEFHPAYHNLMSLGLDSGLSASAWNAGEAGHVLHGAMMILMNQADAGVTCPMSMTYACVPALQADPEIAGKWVPRVQAASYDPRFIPADKKTGVTIGMAMTEKQGGSDVRANTTRAVPDGQGAYILTGHKWFCSAPMSDAFLTLAYTDEGLTCFLVPRWKPDGTRNGIHVMRLKDKMGDKSNASSEIEYHGAWAERLGEAGRGVRTIIDMVQHTRYDCILGSTGGIRAALVQALWHTSQRRAFQKALIDQPAMRAVLADLVIESEAATAIAMRVGASLDRAATDDQEAAFMRLATPLAKYWVCKRQPGFVYEALECHGGAGYVEEGPMPRLFRQSPLNAIWEGSGNVIALDVLRALSREPDSLEAVQAELKKPLGRHHAYDAHAGRLAEYFTPGNLHEGTARGFARDAALALQGAALHEMAPDFVFEAFCAQRLSRDRNGLLYGDVSPDVDQTRLIERAIPAV, encoded by the coding sequence ATGCAATACTACGCACCCCAGTCAGAGCTTGAGACGCACACCGTCTCCAACCAGCCGAAAGCCTTCGGCGATGTCGACCTGTTCGCGTCTGACAAGGCGCTGAAGGGCGCGGTGGAGAAGGCGGGCGGCGGCGTGCACGCAGCGAAACTGTCGGAGTTCGGCAAGCGCTGCGGCGCGTTTGAGACGCAGGACTGGTCGCGGCAGGCGCAGGAGAATTTGCCGAAGCTGAAAAGCTTTGACCGGTTCGGCCACCGGCTGGACGAGGTGGAGTTCCACCCGGCCTATCACAACCTCATGTCGCTGGGGCTGGACAGCGGGCTGTCTGCTTCGGCCTGGAATGCAGGCGAGGCGGGCCATGTGCTGCATGGCGCGATGATGATCCTGATGAACCAGGCCGATGCGGGTGTGACCTGCCCGATGTCGATGACCTATGCCTGCGTGCCCGCGCTGCAGGCCGATCCGGAGATTGCCGGCAAATGGGTGCCGCGCGTGCAGGCCGCGTCCTATGACCCGCGCTTCATTCCGGCAGACAAGAAGACCGGCGTCACCATCGGCATGGCGATGACGGAGAAGCAGGGCGGCAGCGACGTGCGCGCCAACACGACCCGCGCCGTGCCGGACGGGCAGGGCGCGTACATCCTCACCGGGCACAAATGGTTCTGCTCCGCCCCGATGTCTGACGCTTTCCTCACCCTTGCGTATACGGATGAAGGGCTCACCTGTTTCCTCGTGCCGCGCTGGAAGCCGGACGGCACGCGCAACGGCATCCATGTCATGCGCCTGAAGGACAAGATGGGCGACAAGTCCAATGCTTCTTCAGAGATTGAATACCATGGCGCCTGGGCCGAGCGGCTGGGCGAGGCGGGCCGGGGCGTGCGTACCATCATCGATATGGTCCAGCACACGCGATACGACTGTATACTGGGCTCAACCGGCGGCATCCGCGCCGCACTGGTGCAGGCGCTGTGGCACACCTCGCAGCGCCGGGCTTTCCAGAAGGCGCTGATCGATCAGCCCGCCATGCGCGCCGTGCTGGCGGACCTCGTGATCGAAAGCGAAGCGGCCACCGCGATCGCGATGCGCGTTGGCGCCAGCCTCGACCGGGCAGCAACGGACGACCAGGAGGCGGCCTTCATGCGCCTCGCCACGCCGCTTGCGAAATACTGGGTGTGCAAGCGCCAGCCGGGCTTCGTCTATGAGGCACTCGAATGCCATGGCGGGGCAGGCTATGTGGAGGAAGGCCCGATGCCGCGCCTCTTCCGCCAGTCGCCGCTGAATGCGATCTGGGAAGGCAGTGGCAATGTCATCGCGCTGGATGTGTTGCGCGCCCTCTCGCGGGAGCCGGACAGCCTCGAAGCCGTGCAGGCGGAGCTGAAAAAGCCGCTCGGCCGGCACCATGCCTATGATGCGCATGCCGGCCGTCTTGCCGAATATTTTACCCCCGGGAACTTGCACGAAGGCACGGCCCGCGGCTTTGCCCGGGATGCGGCGCTGGCGCTGCAAGGCGCCGCGCTTCACGAAATGGCGCCCGATTTCGTGTTCGAGGCCTTCTGCGCGCAACGGCTCAGCCGCGACCGCAATGGTCTCCTCTATGGCGATGTCTCGCCGGATGTCGACCAGACGCGCCTGATCGAGCGGGCCATACCGGCGGTATGA
- a CDS encoding zinc-dependent metalloprotease translates to MRGLAAFLFSVLALVWAGAAAADDPKSWGEATSGLTRADGFLPYYADAKAGRILAAFPKPDEDGVSLRAIQATGLTAGLGSNPIGLDRGLFDGGSLIAFRRVGKKLIAEQENWVYVASADNPLEKKAVRQSFASSFLWSGDVIAESRSGDLLVDISGYLTRDALDVKGALKRNPKGGAFSLAADRSMPDATAALAFPDNVEFDAFLTLTSEDPKAEVLATAADGRAITLVQHVSLVRLPDDGYTPRAFDVRSGTIDVPYYDFSAPLEGQVRKSYARRFRLQKQDPAAASSPAKEPIVFYVDSGAPPEIRDALIEGASWWADAFVAAGFPDSYRVEVLPEGAHPLDIRYNVIQWVHRQTRGWSYGGGVYDPRTGEMLKANVILGSQRVRQDRMIFEGLAGASKTGTGEADDPVQVALSRIRQLAAHEVGHTLGFAHNFAASTNDRASVMDYPAPWVKVSGNGQLDFSEAYAVGIGEWDKVATTWLYAQYPEGRDADAEGDTLLRAAYGSGLRFVDDPEARGIGTAQPYGSVWDNGDDPIAELYNTLRVRKIALDRFGLDVIEPGANTSRLRQTLVPVYLYHRYQVAAAAKSVGGYEFYYSRRGDGGGMAHPVAAQRQRAALAALLVTLEPTSLDLPDTVLNQLTPPLAAFSYNTGGAEYFPGNTGPMFDLLTAADTASQTTIDALLNPARAARLVETSRRDPGALSFEEMLAGLEREVFTPAPTLRQAEIRRRQQARFVSSLITLASDPAASPGVTMRADAFLKGMSQRLKPTRRTDPVDAAAREDLQRKIAAHLDRPAPAATPGVTEVDVPPGSPIGAGAGEAGWFDDLAFAQ, encoded by the coding sequence ATGCGCGGATTGGCGGCTTTCCTGTTTTCGGTTCTGGCACTGGTCTGGGCGGGGGCGGCAGCGGCTGACGATCCGAAGAGCTGGGGCGAGGCGACAAGCGGCCTGACCCGCGCTGATGGTTTCCTGCCGTATTATGCCGATGCCAAAGCCGGGCGTATCCTGGCGGCCTTCCCGAAGCCGGACGAAGATGGCGTCTCGCTGCGTGCGATCCAGGCGACCGGGCTGACAGCCGGGCTCGGCTCCAACCCGATTGGGCTGGACCGGGGCCTGTTCGATGGTGGCTCTCTCATCGCCTTCCGCCGTGTTGGCAAGAAGCTGATCGCGGAGCAGGAAAACTGGGTCTACGTGGCCAGCGCCGATAATCCGCTGGAGAAGAAGGCTGTACGTCAGTCCTTCGCCAGCTCCTTCCTCTGGTCCGGCGATGTGATCGCGGAAAGCCGGAGCGGAGACTTGCTGGTCGACATTTCCGGTTATCTCACGCGCGATGCGCTGGATGTGAAAGGCGCTCTGAAGCGCAACCCGAAGGGCGGGGCCTTTTCGCTGGCGGCAGACCGGTCCATGCCGGATGCGACCGCCGCGCTCGCTTTCCCTGACAATGTCGAGTTCGACGCCTTTCTCACGCTGACGAGCGAAGACCCGAAAGCCGAAGTGCTGGCGACCGCCGCCGATGGCCGGGCGATCACGCTGGTTCAGCATGTCTCGCTGGTACGCCTGCCGGACGATGGCTACACGCCGCGCGCCTTTGATGTGCGCAGCGGCACGATCGATGTACCTTATTATGACTTCTCCGCGCCGCTGGAAGGCCAGGTGCGCAAGTCCTATGCGCGCCGGTTCCGGCTGCAGAAGCAGGACCCGGCCGCCGCTTCCAGCCCGGCGAAGGAACCGATTGTTTTTTATGTCGACTCCGGTGCGCCGCCTGAGATCCGTGATGCACTCATCGAAGGCGCATCCTGGTGGGCCGACGCGTTTGTGGCGGCAGGTTTCCCGGACTCCTATCGTGTGGAAGTCCTGCCGGAGGGCGCCCATCCGCTCGATATCCGTTACAATGTGATCCAGTGGGTGCACCGCCAGACGCGCGGCTGGTCCTATGGCGGCGGTGTGTATGACCCGCGCACAGGTGAGATGCTGAAAGCCAATGTCATCCTCGGCAGCCAGCGCGTGCGGCAGGACCGGATGATCTTCGAAGGGCTGGCCGGCGCGTCAAAGACGGGCACAGGCGAGGCGGACGATCCGGTACAAGTGGCGCTGTCCCGTATTCGCCAGCTTGCCGCGCATGAAGTCGGCCACACGCTGGGCTTCGCGCATAATTTCGCCGCCTCCACGAATGACCGCGCTTCGGTGATGGATTATCCGGCGCCGTGGGTGAAGGTCAGCGGGAACGGCCAGCTCGACTTCTCTGAGGCCTATGCCGTTGGCATCGGCGAATGGGACAAGGTCGCTACGACCTGGCTTTACGCCCAGTATCCGGAAGGCAGAGATGCAGATGCCGAAGGCGATACGCTGCTGCGCGCTGCCTATGGCAGCGGACTGCGCTTCGTGGACGACCCGGAAGCCCGCGGCATCGGCACGGCTCAACCCTATGGCAGCGTCTGGGACAATGGCGACGATCCGATTGCCGAGCTCTACAACACGCTGCGTGTGCGGAAGATTGCGCTGGACCGTTTCGGCCTCGACGTGATTGAGCCGGGGGCGAATACGTCGCGCCTGCGCCAGACGCTGGTGCCGGTCTATCTCTATCATCGCTATCAGGTGGCAGCGGCGGCAAAGTCCGTCGGCGGGTATGAGTTCTATTATTCCCGCCGGGGCGATGGCGGCGGCATGGCGCATCCCGTTGCCGCGCAGCGCCAGCGGGCAGCCCTTGCGGCGCTGCTGGTCACGCTGGAGCCGACGTCTCTGGACCTGCCGGACACTGTGCTGAACCAGCTGACCCCGCCGCTCGCGGCCTTCTCCTACAATACGGGCGGGGCGGAATATTTCCCCGGCAACACCGGCCCGATGTTCGACCTGCTGACCGCCGCCGATACGGCCTCGCAGACGACCATTGATGCATTGCTGAACCCGGCCCGCGCCGCGCGGCTTGTGGAAACGAGCCGTCGTGACCCGGGCGCGCTGTCGTTCGAGGAAATGCTGGCCGGGCTGGAGCGGGAAGTCTTTACGCCCGCACCGACGCTGCGCCAGGCCGAGATCCGCCGCCGCCAGCAGGCGCGCTTTGTCTCCTCGCTGATCACGCTCGCGAGTGACCCGGCCGCGTCGCCGGGCGTCACGATGCGGGCCGATGCCTTCCTGAAAGGGATGAGCCAGCGCCTGAAGCCGACCCGGCGGACAGATCCGGTTGATGCGGCTGCCCGCGAAGACCTGCAGCGCAAGATCGCGGCGCATCTGGACCGTCCGGCCCCCGCCGCCACGCCCGGCGTGACCGAAGTCGACGTACCCCCCGGCAGCCCCATTGGCGCCGGGGCGGGTGAGGCAGGCTGGTTCGACGATCTGGCGTTCGCACAATAG
- a CDS encoding CPBP family intramembrane glutamic endopeptidase: MQPASHRASPILSPLIILWALTLAAQLAGLAYGVAQAGDSVAAVLLPSAAVLTLVTLPLIWLGLVLGPRTGLGAPLLIDLLDNVPGTGSRLLRRALSACLLGLVFGAAMVGLRFALLPYLPADMPALGFRGPVGGLLVSIAAGIGEEVWFRLGLMTLLVWAASRLLRQERLHPLMVWLIIVLTALAFGLAHLPQLALFEAATPFSIWGTILGNCAVGSLFGWLYWRYGLLAAMVGHFSADVVIHVLPALFL, translated from the coding sequence ATGCAACCAGCCTCCCACCGCGCCAGCCCCATCCTGAGCCCCCTCATCATCCTGTGGGCACTCACCCTGGCGGCGCAGCTGGCAGGGCTGGCCTATGGGGTCGCGCAGGCCGGCGACAGCGTGGCGGCGGTGCTGCTGCCGAGTGCGGCGGTCCTGACATTGGTGACGCTTCCGCTCATATGGCTGGGCCTCGTCCTCGGACCCCGGACCGGCCTCGGCGCGCCCCTGTTGATAGACTTGCTGGACAATGTACCGGGGACGGGGTCGCGCTTGCTCAGACGCGCGCTGTCGGCCTGTCTTCTCGGTTTGGTGTTTGGCGCGGCGATGGTGGGGCTCAGATTCGCGTTGTTGCCCTATCTTCCGGCGGACATGCCGGCGCTGGGCTTTCGCGGTCCGGTCGGCGGGCTGTTGGTTTCGATCGCAGCTGGAATCGGCGAAGAAGTCTGGTTCAGGCTGGGGCTGATGACGCTTCTTGTCTGGGCCGCCTCCCGCCTGTTGCGTCAGGAGCGCCTCCATCCTTTGATGGTCTGGCTCATCATTGTCCTGACAGCGCTGGCCTTCGGTCTGGCCCACCTGCCCCAACTCGCCTTGTTCGAGGCGGCAACCCCCTTTTCGATCTGGGGTACGATCCTTGGAAACTGTGCGGTCGGCAGCCTCTTTGGCTGGCTGTATTGGAGGTATGGGTTGCTCGCCGCCATGGTCGGCCACTTCTCAGCAGATGTCGTCATCCACGTCCTGCCCGCTCTCTTCCTCTAG